The Streptomyces europaeiscabiei genome window below encodes:
- the hypE gene encoding hydrogenase expression/formation protein HypE, with product MFDTTDLTAPAALDIEAWTCPAPVRDRPRVVMGHGGGGVLSAELVQQIFAPAFGGEVLAQMGDAAVLALGGARLAFSTDSYVVRPLFFPGGSIGDLAVNGTVNDLAMSGARAAYLSCGFILEEGVELDVVTRVSQALGAAARTAGVEVATGDTKVVEAGHGDGIFINTAGIGLVPAGVDLRPQRVVPGDVVIVSGAIGVHGIAIMSVREGLEFGVEIKSDCAALGGLVDAMLAVTPDLHVLRDPTRGGLAAALNEIAAASGAGVVIRERDVPVPSAVANACAILGLDPMYIANEGKLVAFVPREHADAVLEAMRAHPLGADSVIIGEAVEAHPGMVVARTGLGGTRVVDLPIGEQLPRIC from the coding sequence TTGTTTGACACCACCGATCTCACCGCCCCCGCCGCCCTGGACATCGAGGCATGGACCTGTCCGGCACCGGTGCGGGACCGGCCGCGTGTCGTGATGGGCCACGGCGGAGGCGGAGTCCTGTCCGCCGAACTGGTCCAGCAGATCTTCGCACCGGCCTTCGGGGGCGAGGTGCTGGCCCAGATGGGTGATGCCGCCGTCCTCGCGCTGGGTGGAGCCCGGCTGGCGTTCTCCACCGACTCGTACGTGGTACGGCCGCTGTTCTTCCCCGGTGGCAGCATCGGCGACCTGGCGGTCAACGGAACCGTCAACGACCTCGCCATGAGCGGTGCCCGTGCCGCCTACCTCTCCTGCGGATTCATCCTGGAGGAGGGCGTCGAGCTGGACGTGGTCACCCGGGTGTCCCAGGCGCTGGGTGCGGCCGCGCGCACCGCCGGTGTGGAGGTGGCCACCGGCGACACCAAGGTGGTGGAGGCAGGCCACGGCGACGGGATCTTCATCAACACGGCGGGCATCGGACTCGTCCCGGCGGGCGTGGACCTGCGTCCCCAGCGGGTCGTCCCGGGCGACGTGGTGATCGTCAGCGGCGCCATCGGTGTCCACGGGATCGCGATCATGAGCGTGCGCGAGGGCCTGGAATTCGGTGTGGAGATCAAGAGCGACTGCGCGGCGCTCGGCGGCCTCGTCGACGCCATGCTCGCCGTCACCCCTGATCTGCACGTCCTGCGCGACCCCACCCGAGGCGGCCTGGCGGCCGCGCTCAACGAGATCGCAGCGGCCTCCGGGGCAGGGGTGGTGATCCGGGAACGCGACGTCCCGGTGCCGTCGGCCGTGGCCAATGCCTGCGCCATTCTCGGACTGGACCCCATGTACATCGCCAACGAGGGCAAGCTCGTGGCCTTCGTCCCGCGCGAGCACGCCGACGCCGTCCTCGAGGCGATGCGAGCCCATCCTCTGGGCGCCGACTCCGTGATCATCGGTGAGGCCGTCGAGGCGCATCCCGGCATGGTCGTGGCCCGCACCGGACTGGGGGGAACACGGGTGGTCGATCTGCCGATCGGGGAACAGCTGCCGCGGATCTGCTGA
- the hypD gene encoding hydrogenase formation protein HypD produces the protein MKYIDEFQDPELARRLLDDIHATVTRPWALMEVCGGQTHSIIRHGIDQLLPDQVELIHGPGCPVCVTPLEVIDKALEIASRPEVIFCSFGDMLRVPGTGRDLFQVRGEGGDVRVVYSPLDALRIAQQNPDREVVFFGIGFETTAPPNAMTVHQARKLGIKNFSMLVSHVRVPPAIEAIMSSPKCRVQGFLAAGHVCSVMGVGEYPGLAERFRVPIVVTGFEPLDILEGVRRAVHQLERGEHTVDNAYARAVRPEGNPAARAMLEDVFEVTDRAWRGIGVIPGSGWRLASKYRDHDAEHRFAVGGIRTAEPAECRSGEVLQGLLKPHECEAFGTLCTPRTPLGATMVSSEGACAAYYLYRRLDLPTTTTVREASPVV, from the coding sequence GTGAAGTACATCGACGAGTTCCAGGACCCCGAGCTGGCGCGTCGGCTCCTCGACGACATCCACGCCACGGTGACCAGGCCGTGGGCGCTGATGGAGGTGTGCGGAGGGCAGACGCACAGCATCATCCGGCACGGCATCGACCAACTCCTGCCGGATCAGGTCGAGTTGATCCACGGGCCGGGCTGCCCGGTGTGCGTGACCCCGCTAGAGGTGATCGACAAGGCGCTGGAGATCGCCTCGCGGCCGGAGGTGATCTTCTGCTCCTTCGGAGACATGCTGCGTGTGCCGGGCACCGGCCGGGACCTGTTCCAGGTCCGTGGGGAAGGCGGTGACGTGCGTGTCGTCTACTCGCCGCTCGACGCGCTGCGGATCGCGCAGCAGAACCCGGACCGTGAGGTGGTGTTCTTCGGCATCGGCTTCGAGACGACGGCACCCCCCAACGCCATGACGGTCCATCAGGCCCGGAAGCTGGGCATCAAGAACTTCAGCATGCTCGTGTCCCACGTCCGCGTGCCCCCGGCCATCGAGGCGATCATGTCCTCGCCGAAGTGCCGTGTTCAGGGCTTTCTCGCGGCGGGGCACGTCTGCAGCGTGATGGGAGTGGGGGAGTACCCGGGACTCGCGGAGCGTTTCCGCGTGCCGATCGTCGTGACCGGCTTCGAGCCACTGGACATCCTCGAAGGCGTACGCCGGGCCGTCCACCAGCTGGAACGCGGCGAGCACACCGTCGACAACGCCTACGCCCGCGCCGTCCGCCCGGAGGGCAACCCCGCCGCACGAGCCATGCTGGAGGACGTCTTCGAGGTCACCGACCGCGCATGGCGCGGTATCGGGGTGATCCCCGGCAGCGGGTGGCGGCTGGCGTCGAAGTACCGCGACCACGATGCCGAGCACCGCTTCGCGGTCGGCGGGATCCGGACCGCCGAACCCGCCGAGTGCCGTAGCGGAGAGGTCCTGCAGGGGCTGCTCAAGCCGCACGAGTGCGAGGCCTTCGGCACCCTGTGCACCCCTCGTACGCCGCTGGGGGCCACGATGGTCTCCAGCGAGGGCGCCTGCGCGGCGTACTACCTCTACCGGCGCCTGGACCTGCCCACCACCACGACGGTCCGGGAGGCGAGCCCCGTTGTTTGA
- a CDS encoding HypC/HybG/HupF family hydrogenase formation chaperone → MCLAVPGRVLDIEERDGTRMATVDFGGVVKEVCLEYLPDLQVGEYAIVHVGFALQRLDEESARQTLELFAELGMLQEEFGDPWEMAAVEAGVDPAEEVRNQ, encoded by the coding sequence ATGTGCCTGGCGGTACCCGGCAGAGTGCTGGACATCGAGGAACGGGACGGCACCCGGATGGCCACCGTCGACTTCGGCGGTGTCGTCAAGGAGGTGTGTCTGGAGTATCTGCCCGACCTTCAGGTCGGCGAGTACGCCATCGTCCACGTCGGGTTCGCCCTGCAACGGCTGGACGAGGAATCGGCGCGCCAGACGCTCGAACTTTTCGCCGAACTCGGCATGTTGCAGGAGGAGTTCGGCGACCCCTGGGAGATGGCGGCGGTGGAGGCGGGCGTGGACCCGGCGGAAGAGGTGCGCAACCAGTGA
- the hypF gene encoding carbamoyltransferase HypF — MSGPQAPALVAEGTPLRRRITVRGVVQGVGFRPYLYGLATELALAGHVSNTPEGVVVEVEGTASAVAGFCDRIAAQAPPLARVDSVEHREMPPVGGTAFTILASRADGRARTLVSPDSATCADCLAELADPADRRHRHPFVNCTHCGPRFTIVTGVPYDRAGTTMAGFTMCPDCAREYADPADRRFHAQPVACPACGPRLRLVAGQEPGRRGVGEADPVTEARALLRRGAILAVKGLGGYHLACDATNQATVALLRRRKARGDKPFAVMARTADDVRHLVRLSPEERNLLEDRARPVVLVRRRPHALGDPWPAEAVAPGSPDLGVMLPYTPLHHLLLGLPGDADGPRLLVMTSGNVSGEPIVTDDTEALERLAHLADAWLTHDRPIHVPCDDSVVRVCDGQPLMIRRSRGHAPLPLTLPLPVRPALAVGGDLKNVFCLGSGRQAWLSAHIGDMDDVGTQRAFERAAAQLESITGVRPETLASDRHPGYRSAGWADRNAAHRPVVRVQHHHAHVAAAMAEHGLDGARPVIGVAFDGTGHGDDGAVWGGEFLLADYDRFTRFGHLAYVPMPGGDAAVRRPYRMALAHLRTAGIGWSDDLACTAACPPDELRVLERQLQRGLNCVPTSSMGRLFDAVSSLAGVCHRAGYEAQAAVELEGAALRAPAGDTTAYAFALHASEESGGGAVRADPAPVFAAIVRDLRAGIGAALVAARFHRGVVALVHAMCVLARERHGLDTVALTGGVFANTLLSSACATGLREDGFTVLRHHLVPPNDGGLALGQLMVAARTTPTPAPTD; from the coding sequence GTGAGCGGTCCGCAGGCCCCGGCCCTCGTCGCCGAGGGCACGCCGCTACGGCGCCGGATCACCGTCCGGGGAGTGGTGCAGGGTGTCGGCTTCCGGCCCTACCTGTACGGCCTCGCCACCGAACTCGCCCTGGCCGGACACGTGAGCAACACTCCCGAGGGCGTCGTCGTGGAAGTCGAGGGCACGGCGTCGGCCGTGGCCGGGTTCTGTGACCGGATCGCCGCCCAGGCACCCCCACTGGCCCGCGTCGATTCCGTCGAGCACCGGGAGATGCCTCCCGTCGGTGGCACCGCGTTCACCATCCTGGCCTCCCGCGCCGACGGACGGGCCCGCACCCTGGTCTCCCCGGACTCCGCCACCTGCGCCGACTGCCTCGCCGAGCTGGCCGACCCGGCGGACCGGCGCCACCGCCACCCGTTCGTCAACTGCACCCACTGCGGCCCGCGCTTCACGATCGTCACCGGCGTGCCCTACGACCGTGCCGGCACGACCATGGCGGGCTTCACGATGTGCCCCGACTGCGCCCGCGAGTACGCGGATCCGGCCGACCGACGTTTTCACGCGCAGCCGGTCGCCTGCCCGGCCTGCGGGCCGCGGCTGCGGCTGGTCGCCGGACAGGAGCCGGGGCGCAGGGGTGTCGGCGAGGCGGACCCGGTCACCGAGGCACGCGCACTGCTGAGGCGGGGCGCGATCCTCGCCGTGAAGGGCCTGGGTGGCTACCACCTGGCCTGCGACGCCACGAACCAGGCGACCGTCGCCCTGCTACGGCGCCGGAAGGCGCGCGGGGACAAGCCGTTCGCCGTCATGGCCAGGACGGCTGACGATGTCCGGCACCTCGTGCGGCTGAGCCCCGAGGAGCGGAACCTGCTCGAGGACCGGGCCAGACCGGTCGTACTGGTCAGGCGCCGTCCGCACGCTCTGGGGGATCCGTGGCCCGCCGAGGCCGTCGCGCCCGGCAGCCCCGATCTCGGCGTGATGCTGCCGTACACGCCCCTGCACCATCTGCTGCTCGGCCTGCCCGGTGACGCGGACGGTCCCCGGCTGCTCGTCATGACCAGCGGCAACGTGTCCGGTGAGCCGATCGTCACCGACGACACCGAGGCGCTGGAGCGGCTCGCGCACCTGGCCGACGCCTGGCTCACACACGACCGGCCGATCCACGTCCCGTGCGACGACTCCGTGGTCCGGGTCTGCGACGGGCAGCCGCTGATGATCCGCCGTTCGCGTGGTCACGCGCCGTTGCCGCTCACCCTCCCGCTGCCCGTGCGGCCGGCCCTCGCCGTCGGCGGAGACCTGAAGAACGTCTTCTGCCTGGGGTCGGGCCGCCAGGCCTGGCTGTCGGCGCACATCGGCGACATGGACGACGTCGGCACGCAGCGGGCCTTCGAGCGCGCGGCGGCGCAGTTGGAGTCGATCACGGGAGTACGGCCCGAGACCCTGGCCTCCGACCGGCATCCGGGCTACCGCTCCGCCGGATGGGCCGACCGCAACGCGGCACACCGGCCCGTCGTGCGTGTCCAGCACCATCACGCGCACGTCGCCGCCGCGATGGCGGAACACGGGCTGGACGGCGCCCGGCCGGTGATCGGCGTCGCCTTCGACGGCACGGGCCACGGCGACGACGGCGCTGTCTGGGGCGGCGAGTTCCTGCTCGCCGACTACGACCGCTTCACCCGGTTCGGGCACCTCGCGTACGTCCCGATGCCCGGTGGCGACGCCGCGGTGCGTCGGCCGTACCGCATGGCGCTGGCCCACCTGAGGACGGCCGGGATCGGCTGGTCCGACGATCTCGCCTGTACCGCCGCCTGCCCGCCCGACGAACTCCGCGTCCTGGAGCGGCAGTTGCAGCGTGGTCTGAACTGTGTCCCCACGTCCAGCATGGGCCGGCTCTTCGACGCCGTGTCCTCGCTGGCCGGTGTGTGCCACCGAGCCGGATACGAGGCGCAGGCCGCCGTCGAGCTGGAGGGCGCGGCTCTGCGCGCCCCGGCCGGCGACACCACGGCGTACGCCTTCGCCCTGCACGCGTCGGAGGAGAGCGGGGGCGGCGCCGTACGGGCCGATCCGGCACCCGTATTCGCGGCGATCGTCCGTGACCTGCGTGCGGGCATCGGGGCGGCCCTCGTCGCGGCTCGCTTCCACCGGGGTGTGGTCGCTCTGGTGCACGCGATGTGCGTGCTGGCGCGCGAGCGGCACGGTCTGGACACGGTGGCCCTGACGGGAGGCGTGTTCGCCAACACGCTGCTCTCCTCGGCCTGCGCCACCGGCCTGCGCGAGGACGGCTTCACGGTCCTGCGGCACCACCTGGTGCCGCCCAACGACGGCGGCCTGGCGCTGGGCCAGCTGATGGTGGCCGCCCGGACCACACCCACACCCGCGCCCACCGACTGA